From one Acidobacteriota bacterium genomic stretch:
- the trmD gene encoding tRNA (guanosine(37)-N1)-methyltransferase TrmD, with protein sequence MQFDVVTALPGIFQGPLRDGVLGRGIRDGVVTVRIHDLRRWGIGRHRIVDDTPYGGGGGMILRPEPFFEAVDWIEGQYPADRSLKVLLSPQGTPLSHGVGTRLAGYDRVVLLCGRYEGIDERVREGLADEELSIGDYVLTGGELPAMVVMDAVSRFVKGTLGRGEAAEADSFADGHLDSPYYTRPSEYRGMAVPEVLMSGNHKAISAWRGQAAHDATRSKRPDLLGRKDD encoded by the coding sequence ATGCAGTTCGACGTCGTCACCGCGCTTCCCGGGATCTTTCAGGGGCCTCTCCGGGATGGCGTGTTGGGCCGGGGGATTCGCGACGGTGTAGTGACCGTTCGGATCCACGATCTGAGGCGATGGGGTATCGGGCGTCATCGGATCGTCGATGACACCCCCTACGGCGGAGGCGGCGGGATGATTCTGCGTCCGGAGCCGTTCTTCGAGGCGGTCGACTGGATCGAGGGACAGTATCCCGCCGACCGATCGCTCAAGGTGCTACTCTCGCCGCAGGGAACGCCCCTGTCCCACGGGGTCGGGACAAGATTGGCCGGATACGATAGGGTGGTCCTCTTGTGCGGTCGCTACGAGGGGATCGATGAACGGGTCCGTGAGGGGCTGGCCGACGAGGAATTGAGTATTGGCGATTACGTCCTGACCGGTGGTGAGTTGCCGGCGATGGTCGTGATGGATGCCGTTTCTAGGTTTGTTAAGGGGACTTTGGGCCGGGGAGAGGCTGCCGAAGCGGACTCGTTTGCAGATGGGCACCTCGACTCCCCATATTACACACGGCCTTCGGAATACCGCGGAATGGCGGTGCCGGAGGTGCTGATGTCGGGGAACCACAAAGCGATCTCGGCGTGGCGCGGCCAGGCGGCCCACGATGCCACGAGGAGTAAGCGTCCCGATCTGCTCGGCCGCAAGGACGATTAG
- the rplS gene encoding 50S ribosomal protein L19 — protein MNVIQGIEAEGLKQSVPDFRAGDRVKVHVRVVEGDKSRIQVFEGDVIARQGGIGLRSTFTVRKISGGVGVERVFPIHSPNVDKIEVVRLGRVRRAKLFYLRELSGKKARIRERRTR, from the coding sequence ATGAACGTGATTCAGGGCATCGAGGCGGAAGGCCTCAAGCAGAGCGTTCCGGATTTCCGAGCCGGAGATCGGGTGAAGGTTCACGTGCGTGTTGTCGAAGGCGACAAGTCACGGATCCAGGTGTTCGAAGGTGATGTCATCGCACGACAGGGTGGTATCGGTCTTCGATCGACGTTCACCGTTCGCAAGATTTCGGGCGGGGTTGGTGTAGAGAGAGTTTTCCCGATTCATTCCCCCAACGTCGACAAGATCGAAGTCGTGCGTCTCGGGCGGGTGCGTCGCGCAAAGCTTTTCTACTTACGTGAGCTGAGTGGCAAGAAAGCCCGTATCCGGGAACGTCGAACGCGCTAG